One window from the genome of Armatimonadota bacterium encodes:
- a CDS encoding P-loop NTPase, producing MTTIAITSGKGGVGKTSFSANLAAALAETGARTTVFDADLQLANLDIVLGVSPEFNLQHVVAGEKTLSDVLVEAPGGFKAITGASAVPLLMRAGPKKLALFFEQFGALAKTTDTLLFDCAAGLDNRVLHFLKFADDIILVASPDPTSITDAYATAKTLFRRKPDARVHVVFNMASPHEGAKLFAMFEKICWQYLKKRVGYLGSVRFDQAAALATRKRELYVVANAGCKAAQDVRALAQSVRQFGDQTLKQSA from the coding sequence ATGACGACCATCGCGATCACCAGCGGCAAAGGCGGGGTTGGAAAGACCTCGTTTTCTGCCAACCTTGCCGCCGCACTTGCCGAAACCGGGGCGCGCACCACGGTTTTCGACGCTGATTTGCAACTTGCCAATTTGGACATCGTCCTGGGTGTCTCACCCGAGTTCAACCTCCAACATGTGGTTGCCGGGGAAAAAACACTCTCCGATGTGCTGGTCGAGGCACCGGGCGGGTTCAAGGCCATCACCGGCGCATCGGCGGTTCCGTTGCTGATGCGGGCCGGGCCCAAAAAGCTGGCCCTGTTCTTTGAACAGTTTGGGGCCCTAGCCAAAACCACCGACACCCTTTTGTTCGATTGTGCCGCCGGGTTGGATAACCGCGTGCTGCACTTCTTAAAGTTCGCCGACGACATCATCTTGGTCGCAAGCCCCGACCCCACCAGCATCACCGATGCCTATGCGACGGCGAAAACATTGTTCCGCCGCAAACCGGATGCCCGCGTCCACGTGGTGTTCAACATGGCAAGCCCGCACGAGGGGGCAAAGCTGTTTGCAATGTTCGAAAAAATTTGTTGGCAGTACCTCAAAAAGCGGGTTGGTTACCTCGGCTCGGTCCGATTCGACCAAGCCGCGGCATTGGCCACCCGGAAGCGTGAGCTCTACGTGGTTGCCAACGCCGGGTGCAAGGCGGCCCAGGATGTCCGAGCCCTGGCCCAATCAGTGCGGCAATTCGGGGATCAAACCCTCAAGCAATCAGCTTAA
- a CDS encoding DUF4332 domain-containing protein, whose amino-acid sequence MANIKDIEGIGPAYGEKLEAAGIKTDTALLEQGATKKGREGIAESTGISEKMILEWVNRADLARIKGVGSEYADLLEASGVDSVPELAQRNAANLHAKMAEVNEAKKLVRAMPSESQVADWVEQAKGLDRIVTH is encoded by the coding sequence ATGGCAAACATCAAGGACATCGAAGGCATCGGCCCCGCTTATGGCGAAAAACTGGAGGCAGCCGGCATCAAGACAGATACCGCTCTCCTCGAACAAGGAGCAACAAAAAAGGGCCGCGAAGGGATCGCCGAATCGACGGGGATCAGTGAAAAGATGATCTTGGAATGGGTGAACCGGGCCGACCTGGCGCGTATCAAGGGTGTTGGTTCTGAATATGCCGACCTGCTGGAAGCCAGCGGAGTCGATTCCGTGCCCGAACTGGCCCAGCGCAACGCGGCCAACCTCCACGCAAAGATGGCTGAAGTCAACGAGGCCAAAAAGCTCGTCCGGGCCATGCCGAGCGAGAGCCAGGTTGCGGATTGGGTGGAACAGGCAAAGGGACTCGACCGGATCGTTACCCACTAA
- the mscL gene encoding large-conductance mechanosensitive channel protein MscL, with the protein MSMVSEFKEFIARGNVMDLAVGVIIGAAFGKIVDSLVNDVLMPPIGLAIGGVDFSKISIPLKEAAVDATGKQTPAVAINVGMFLNQVISFLILAFVVFLIVKAVNKLKGPEPEAAPAGPTQEELLAEIRDLLKK; encoded by the coding sequence ATGTCGATGGTATCGGAATTCAAAGAGTTCATTGCCCGCGGGAACGTCATGGATTTGGCGGTCGGGGTGATCATCGGGGCGGCATTCGGCAAAATCGTCGATTCGCTGGTCAACGACGTCCTCATGCCCCCGATCGGCCTGGCCATCGGCGGCGTCGATTTCTCCAAAATCTCAATCCCGCTCAAGGAGGCGGCCGTCGATGCCACAGGCAAACAAACCCCAGCCGTGGCGATCAATGTCGGGATGTTCCTCAACCAGGTCATCTCGTTCCTCATCCTGGCGTTCGTCGTGTTCCTCATCGTTAAGGCCGTGAACAAATTGAAGGGGCCAGAACCCGAAGCCGCCCCGGCGGGGCCGACCCAAGAAGAACTCTTGGCGGAAATCCGGGATCTGCTCAAAAAATAG
- the dapE gene encoding succinyl-diaminopimelate desuccinylase codes for MTQNLLESLIALPSVTPGDAGCIDLLRGLLSREGFQTQIFESNGLLSLYAYHGDGVPNICLSGHVDVVPPGPLDAWDTDPFHPTVKDGVLYGRGAADMKSGVAAMVSAAVEFVRQNPGHPGTVSLLFTSDEEDSSRHGAPYCLAHIDSGPTAALVGEPTSINHLGDEFKVGRRGSLNGFLTFKGRQGHTAYAHLARNPVHEALPFLAELAAHHWDAGHGPFPPTTLQIANINAGVGASNVTPGELTVQFNVRNNPATPLEEIVETVQELLKKHGLDPSIAWDDSARPFLTDNAHLQEALVRSISEVVGKPGHPSTSGGSSDARFFALAGIPVIEFGPLNATIHAANENIPVADLELLTSVYHRFLGNYLETAVVSAGPPC; via the coding sequence ATGACACAGAACCTGCTTGAATCCCTCATCGCCCTCCCTTCGGTGACCCCGGGCGACGCCGGATGCATCGACCTCCTGCGTGGCCTTTTGAGTCGGGAAGGGTTCCAAACCCAGATCTTTGAATCGAACGGCCTCCTGTCGCTTTATGCCTACCATGGAGACGGGGTTCCGAACATCTGCCTTTCGGGCCACGTGGATGTCGTCCCGCCGGGGCCGCTTGACGCCTGGGACACTGACCCGTTCCACCCAACGGTTAAAGATGGGGTCTTGTATGGGCGCGGGGCAGCGGATATGAAATCTGGCGTCGCGGCCATGGTGTCGGCGGCGGTGGAGTTCGTCCGGCAAAACCCGGGGCATCCCGGTACGGTCAGCCTGCTGTTCACCAGTGACGAGGAAGACTCGTCACGTCACGGCGCCCCCTACTGCCTTGCCCACATCGACTCGGGGCCCACCGCCGCACTAGTCGGCGAACCCACAAGCATCAACCATTTGGGGGATGAATTCAAAGTCGGGCGCCGTGGATCGCTGAACGGGTTCCTCACGTTCAAGGGCCGACAGGGTCACACCGCCTACGCCCACCTTGCGCGAAATCCGGTCCACGAGGCGCTTCCGTTTTTGGCCGAGTTGGCGGCCCACCACTGGGACGCGGGGCATGGGCCGTTCCCCCCGACCACTTTACAGATCGCCAACATCAATGCCGGGGTGGGGGCTTCCAATGTCACACCGGGGGAACTCACTGTCCAGTTCAACGTCCGCAATAACCCTGCAACCCCGCTCGAAGAGATTGTTGAAACGGTCCAAGAACTTTTGAAGAAGCATGGTTTGGATCCCTCGATCGCCTGGGACGACTCGGCCCGCCCATTCCTGACGGACAACGCACATCTGCAAGAGGCCCTTGTGCGCTCAATTTCCGAGGTCGTTGGCAAGCCGGGCCACCCTTCGACATCTGGCGGCTCTTCGGATGCCCGGTTCTTTGCCCTTGCCGGGATTCCGGTCATCGAATTCGGCCCGCTAAATGCCACCATCCACGCTGCAAACGAGAACATCCCAGTCGCCGACCTCGAACTTCTGACCTCCGTCTACCACCGTTTCCTCGGCAACTATCTCGAGACGGCAGTCGTTTCTGCCGGGCCCCCGTGTTAA
- a CDS encoding S1/P1 nuclease: protein MRLVRTLTVAALALSTLPASAWDDTGHRIVGLIAYNQLSPEKQEKLNSILKLGEPSFAYNNDSPAMWLAAATTFPDFIKRNQSEKYEKEISYYNDWAWPPALRDPKNNEGVRMKCWHYINRPLFTEKFGNQIQSAPFDAVKAVNFINGQYAKESEPRMRAFWIYFMSHIVGDLHQPLHCAASCAEDGRGDAGGNFFKLLGDPSNLHYLWDSGIKDAVSREGWRGGLIEKAAKISEMHPPKEFSAQLDDLNPDHWADEGAKLAETTVYAGIQQGTAESPEYRQKRIDLSLKQAALGGYRLAKILDAWIK from the coding sequence ATGCGACTCGTCCGGACGCTCACCGTTGCCGCCTTGGCCCTTTCCACCCTGCCGGCATCGGCCTGGGACGACACCGGCCACCGCATCGTCGGCCTCATCGCTTACAACCAGCTCTCCCCGGAAAAACAGGAGAAGCTGAACAGCATCCTCAAGCTCGGCGAACCCTCGTTTGCCTACAACAACGACTCCCCCGCCATGTGGCTGGCCGCCGCCACAACCTTCCCCGATTTCATCAAACGCAATCAATCGGAGAAGTACGAAAAGGAAATCAGTTACTACAACGATTGGGCCTGGCCCCCGGCATTGCGCGATCCCAAGAACAACGAGGGGGTTCGCATGAAGTGCTGGCATTACATTAACCGGCCCCTGTTCACCGAAAAGTTTGGCAACCAGATCCAAAGCGCCCCGTTCGATGCGGTGAAGGCGGTCAATTTCATCAATGGGCAATATGCCAAGGAATCGGAGCCCCGGATGCGGGCATTTTGGATCTACTTTATGAGCCACATCGTCGGGGATTTGCACCAACCCCTGCACTGCGCCGCCAGTTGCGCCGAAGATGGCCGTGGCGACGCCGGCGGCAATTTCTTTAAGCTCCTGGGGGATCCAAGCAACCTCCACTACCTGTGGGATAGCGGGATCAAAGATGCGGTCAGCCGGGAAGGTTGGCGGGGCGGCCTGATCGAGAAGGCGGCAAAAATCTCCGAGATGCACCCCCCCAAAGAGTTTTCCGCCCAACTAGATGACCTCAACCCCGACCACTGGGCCGATGAGGGGGCCAAACTGGCGGAAACAACCGTCTATGCGGGCATCCAGCAAGGCACCGCCGAATCGCCCGAATACCGCCAAAAGCGGATCGATTTGAGTTTGAAACAGGCCGCCCTGGGAGGGTATCGCCTGGCCAAAATCCTGGACGCATGGATCAAGTAG
- a CDS encoding HDOD domain-containing protein: MLSLDELMFTLGHAETLPQLPDTPLKLAQLIESGDPNPSQIESLILADPALTAGLIKSANSALFARAKPVTTVREAVAVLGHRSLRALAIACWTNALGQIRGKSQHLTPLRFAQNGNAVANLAASLARERVVKSPWNQEELLAAGTLHNVMFGLLSYVDGTTYDQIYLEARSNGSTVDWLFEEHYGIPIAHLAPQAAATLGLPAMFVQTVSASSLPVDSQDVGQACLTTAKAVAEAGRFGLGDWPVPLNKTALPIEEGEVSGLLKSALAQPGLLAA; the protein is encoded by the coding sequence ATGCTGTCACTGGATGAATTGATGTTTACGTTGGGCCACGCGGAAACCTTGCCGCAGTTGCCTGACACCCCTTTGAAGCTGGCCCAGCTGATTGAATCAGGCGACCCGAACCCTTCTCAGATCGAAAGCCTGATCCTGGCCGACCCGGCTTTGACCGCCGGCCTCATCAAAAGCGCCAACAGTGCCCTTTTTGCCCGGGCAAAACCGGTGACCACAGTCCGAGAAGCGGTTGCCGTGTTGGGGCATCGTTCGTTGCGCGCCCTCGCCATTGCCTGCTGGACGAACGCCTTGGGGCAAATCCGGGGCAAGAGCCAACACCTGACCCCCCTGCGGTTTGCCCAAAATGGCAATGCCGTTGCCAATCTCGCCGCTTCGCTTGCTCGGGAAAGAGTTGTCAAAAGCCCGTGGAACCAAGAGGAGTTGTTGGCGGCCGGGACGCTCCACAATGTCATGTTCGGCTTGTTGAGCTACGTGGATGGCACCACTTACGACCAGATCTATTTGGAAGCTCGGTCAAATGGCTCGACCGTGGATTGGCTCTTTGAGGAGCACTACGGGATCCCGATTGCCCACCTCGCGCCCCAAGCGGCCGCCACCCTGGGATTGCCGGCGATGTTCGTCCAGACGGTTTCGGCTTCCAGCCTCCCCGTCGATTCCCAAGATGTCGGCCAAGCCTGCCTGACCACGGCCAAGGCGGTCGCCGAAGCGGGCCGATTCGGCCTGGGGGATTGGCCGGTCCCCCTGAACAAGACAGCACTCCCGATTGAAGAAGGCGAAGTCTCCGGACTCCTCAAGTCGGCGTTGGCCCAACCGGGGTTGCTGGCCGCCTAG
- a CDS encoding extracellular solute-binding protein, with amino-acid sequence MDLIRNWKKWGKKAACAALICLAGPAMAAKTQITVWGMAITPDEKGNDLIVRQFERDNPDIQVNLLGMGAGAMNPQKLMTAIVGGAPPDVILQDRFTISDWASRGAFRPLDDLIARDRGNDPYCPTPEQYYPAAWNESVYEGKVYGIPYAADNRILYWNTRVFAEKADDLRKAGLDPNRPPRTWSETLAYSKVLTEFNPDGSLKRAGFIPNEGNSWLYLFAFQNNAEFMSPDGRRCTLNTPAAVEALQFMKDGYAILGGYENALKFKSGFRGGENDPFAIGQVAMIVNGDWMIANYARYSPKARFQTAPAPVPDDRFAKRGRFANEKDTFITWSGGFAYAMPKGVRNVEAAWKFIKYIQSFDGRMLYAKGQSDLERARGRRFIPRIQAQVKATEAQAALYASGNSDYDRALRMHAKMMLFARLRPATFVGQKLWDEHVRAIEQACRGAETPEQALQNGQDRVQQTLDEFFSKDNYPKVDIEAWVGGSFAAAVAGLAVWVALMIRRGRDRVSAQETWAGYLFISPWIFGFLVFTLGPMVAAIVFSTMQYDVLNPAHFVGGKNFTDVFQSDWQLLKTSFTNVGYLAVIGIPLGLSTGLTIALLLNTGVKGIRFYRTAYYVPSIVPSVASTFLWVWIMTADDKRGLLNNLWSHTITQWFGVASPGWLGVEPWAKPGLILMGLWGAGGGMILWLAGLKGVPQTLYEAAEIDGASGWQQFWKVTLPQLTPLIFFNSVMSFIGVLQTFDGVYLITRGENMGPNDALATPVYMLFKNGFAYFRMGYASALAWLIFAIVVAVTLAQFKLAPKWVHTESNK; translated from the coding sequence TTGGATTTGATTCGCAATTGGAAGAAATGGGGGAAAAAGGCGGCCTGTGCCGCCTTGATCTGTCTTGCCGGCCCGGCAATGGCGGCAAAAACCCAAATCACGGTCTGGGGAATGGCCATCACCCCCGATGAAAAAGGCAACGACCTGATCGTCCGCCAATTCGAAAGGGACAACCCAGACATCCAGGTCAACCTTTTGGGGATGGGCGCGGGGGCCATGAACCCGCAAAAGCTCATGACCGCCATTGTGGGCGGGGCACCCCCCGATGTGATTTTGCAGGACCGGTTCACAATCAGCGATTGGGCGAGTCGGGGTGCATTCCGCCCCCTTGACGACTTGATCGCCCGCGACCGCGGCAACGACCCTTATTGCCCAACCCCCGAGCAATACTATCCCGCCGCTTGGAACGAATCGGTCTACGAAGGCAAGGTTTACGGCATCCCTTATGCCGCCGACAACCGCATCCTTTATTGGAACACGCGGGTTTTTGCCGAAAAAGCCGACGACCTGCGAAAAGCTGGGCTCGACCCAAACCGCCCGCCGCGTACCTGGAGCGAAACCCTTGCCTACAGCAAAGTCCTCACGGAATTCAATCCAGATGGGTCGCTGAAACGGGCGGGATTCATCCCCAACGAAGGGAATTCCTGGCTCTACCTTTTCGCCTTCCAGAACAATGCCGAATTCATGAGCCCCGATGGGCGACGATGCACCCTCAACACCCCGGCCGCGGTGGAGGCGCTCCAGTTCATGAAGGACGGGTATGCGATTTTGGGAGGGTACGAAAACGCTCTCAAATTTAAGTCTGGGTTCCGAGGTGGCGAAAACGATCCGTTCGCAATCGGCCAAGTGGCGATGATCGTCAACGGCGACTGGATGATCGCCAACTATGCTCGGTATTCCCCCAAAGCCCGGTTCCAAACGGCCCCAGCCCCCGTGCCAGACGACCGGTTTGCCAAACGGGGGCGGTTTGCCAACGAGAAAGATACATTTATCACGTGGTCTGGGGGGTTTGCCTATGCCATGCCCAAGGGGGTGCGGAACGTTGAGGCGGCATGGAAGTTCATCAAATACATCCAATCGTTCGACGGTCGGATGCTCTATGCCAAAGGCCAATCCGACCTCGAAAGGGCCCGGGGGCGGCGGTTCATCCCCCGGATCCAAGCTCAGGTCAAGGCGACGGAAGCCCAGGCGGCACTCTACGCCTCCGGCAACAGCGATTACGATCGGGCCCTGCGGATGCACGCCAAAATGATGCTATTCGCCCGTTTGCGCCCGGCCACATTTGTCGGCCAAAAGCTTTGGGATGAGCACGTCCGGGCGATTGAACAGGCTTGCCGGGGGGCCGAGACACCGGAACAAGCATTGCAAAACGGGCAAGACCGGGTGCAACAAACTCTGGATGAATTTTTCTCCAAGGACAACTATCCAAAAGTCGACATCGAGGCCTGGGTGGGCGGGTCGTTTGCCGCCGCAGTAGCGGGGCTGGCGGTTTGGGTGGCCTTGATGATCCGGCGGGGCCGGGACAGGGTTTCCGCTCAGGAGACTTGGGCCGGCTACCTGTTCATCAGCCCGTGGATCTTTGGGTTCCTCGTCTTCACGCTCGGGCCGATGGTGGCCGCCATCGTCTTTTCAACGATGCAATACGACGTGCTGAACCCCGCCCATTTTGTCGGCGGCAAGAATTTCACGGACGTTTTCCAATCCGATTGGCAGCTCCTCAAAACCTCCTTCACGAACGTCGGGTACTTGGCGGTGATCGGCATCCCGCTTGGGCTTTCGACCGGTTTGACAATCGCGCTTTTGCTGAACACCGGGGTCAAAGGGATTCGGTTCTACCGGACTGCTTACTATGTGCCCTCGATCGTCCCATCGGTCGCTTCCACTTTCTTGTGGGTCTGGATCATGACCGCCGATGACAAGCGGGGATTGCTCAACAATTTGTGGAGCCACACCATTACGCAATGGTTTGGCGTGGCTTCACCCGGATGGCTTGGCGTCGAACCGTGGGCCAAACCGGGCCTGATCTTGATGGGGCTCTGGGGGGCCGGAGGTGGGATGATCTTGTGGTTGGCCGGGCTCAAAGGAGTCCCGCAAACGCTTTACGAGGCGGCCGAAATCGATGGGGCCAGCGGGTGGCAGCAATTCTGGAAGGTCACCTTGCCGCAATTGACCCCGCTCATCTTCTTCAATTCCGTCATGTCCTTCATTGGTGTGCTGCAGACCTTTGACGGGGTTTATCTCATCACACGCGGTGAAAACATGGGCCCGAACGATGCCTTGGCCACGCCGGTTTACATGCTGTTCAAAAACGGGTTCGCCTATTTCCGGATGGGATATGCCAGCGCCTTGGCCTGGTTGATCTTCGCAATCGTGGTCGCCGTCACGTTGGCGCAATTCAAGTTGGCCCCCAAATGGGTTCACACGGAGAGTAACAAATGA
- a CDS encoding MFS transporter, with amino-acid sequence MKKPIVAIFLTIFLDMLSFGTVIPDIQLRAETLVKQASWLPQGNGAVLGLVIGFSIALFSLAQFLVAPYLGRLSDERGRRPVLLATCTLAVIGPLLYAFSGASLVVLWLARVIHGMAGGNLGVAYAYVADVTDEKDRASSMGLLGAAFGLGFIFGPPLGSWLIQFNGGQPVYLGLVSAFFALTNLAFVYFLLPESRAKGSALPAENRFKAMAQAFREPTLGLLLGLFFVASFAFTHLETTYYRLAHDVYLFDRMQTSMVLVTVGIVAAVVQGGLIRVVEPVVGERNLLRFGYILQAPILASMPFVMPWIPVIVGAILLGTGSGLAQPSLSSLVSKAAPEAMRGGIFGVNQSLGSLARIIGPFSANVAYAKSPAAPYLLAAAIMLIPTLGFLTFKFQTPGEAVS; translated from the coding sequence ATGAAAAAACCGATTGTCGCGATCTTCCTCACCATATTCTTGGACATGCTGAGCTTTGGCACGGTCATCCCTGATATCCAACTCCGGGCGGAGACCCTGGTCAAACAGGCTTCCTGGCTCCCTCAAGGAAACGGAGCCGTCCTCGGCTTGGTCATCGGGTTTTCCATCGCGCTGTTCAGCCTGGCCCAATTCTTGGTAGCCCCCTATTTGGGCCGATTGAGCGATGAACGCGGACGGAGGCCCGTTTTGTTGGCCACGTGCACGCTTGCCGTCATCGGCCCACTCCTTTACGCTTTCAGCGGGGCGTCGCTGGTTGTGCTGTGGCTTGCCCGGGTCATCCATGGAATGGCCGGTGGCAATTTGGGAGTGGCTTATGCCTATGTCGCCGATGTCACCGATGAGAAAGACCGGGCCTCGTCGATGGGTTTGCTCGGCGCGGCCTTTGGATTGGGGTTCATTTTTGGCCCGCCCTTGGGTTCATGGTTGATCCAGTTCAACGGAGGTCAACCCGTCTACCTGGGGTTGGTCTCGGCGTTTTTTGCCCTGACAAACCTGGCGTTCGTGTACTTCCTCTTGCCAGAGTCCCGAGCCAAAGGGTCGGCCCTGCCAGCTGAGAACCGGTTCAAAGCCATGGCCCAGGCTTTCCGGGAACCCACTTTGGGGCTGCTGCTCGGGCTCTTCTTCGTCGCCTCCTTCGCGTTTACGCATTTGGAGACGACGTATTACCGGCTGGCCCACGACGTTTACCTGTTCGACCGGATGCAGACATCGATGGTCTTGGTGACGGTCGGGATCGTGGCAGCCGTCGTCCAAGGTGGTCTGATCCGAGTCGTCGAGCCGGTAGTCGGCGAACGAAATCTCCTGCGATTCGGATACATCTTGCAGGCCCCCATTTTGGCTTCCATGCCGTTTGTTATGCCTTGGATCCCCGTAATCGTGGGCGCCATATTGTTGGGAACCGGCAGCGGATTGGCCCAACCCTCTCTTTCGAGTCTGGTTAGCAAGGCCGCCCCAGAAGCGATGCGTGGCGGCATCTTTGGTGTGAACCAATCGTTGGGATCGCTGGCCCGCATCATCGGGCCGTTTTCGGCGAATGTCGCCTATGCCAAGTCGCCCGCTGCCCCGTACCTGCTTGCTGCGGCAATCATGCTCATCCCGACTTTGGGCTTTCTGACATTCAAGTTCCAAACGCCCGGCGAAGCGGTATCCTAG
- the dapD gene encoding 2,3,4,5-tetrahydropyridine-2,6-dicarboxylate N-succinyltransferase: MMPYQSLIEEAWERRTEFSPGSHPADVAGAVGVTLDQLDRGEIRVAEKVGGVWVTNEWVKKAVLLSFRLQENHLVENGPFKYFDKVPLKFEGYTDQDFRSAGFRVVPNAVVRKGAFIGPDVVLMPSYVNLGAYVDSGTMVDTWATVGSCAQIGKNVHLSGGVGIGGVLEPIQASPTVIEDNCFIGARSEIVEGVVVEEGSVVSMGVFIGQSTKIFNRLTGEVSYGRVPAGSVVVPGSLPSVDGTYSLACAVIVKQVDAQTRAKTSINELLRSAE, encoded by the coding sequence TTGATGCCCTACCAATCGCTGATCGAAGAAGCCTGGGAACGCCGTACCGAATTTTCGCCTGGCAGCCATCCAGCGGACGTGGCCGGTGCGGTCGGTGTGACGCTAGACCAATTGGATCGAGGCGAAATCCGTGTGGCCGAAAAGGTCGGCGGGGTCTGGGTCACCAACGAGTGGGTGAAAAAGGCCGTTTTGCTTTCCTTCCGCTTGCAAGAAAACCATTTGGTTGAAAATGGGCCGTTCAAATACTTCGATAAAGTACCGCTGAAGTTCGAGGGTTACACAGATCAGGATTTCCGCAGTGCGGGGTTCCGAGTTGTGCCGAACGCGGTGGTCCGCAAAGGGGCGTTCATCGGCCCGGATGTTGTGCTGATGCCAAGTTATGTGAACTTGGGGGCGTATGTAGATAGCGGAACCATGGTGGACACTTGGGCAACGGTGGGATCCTGTGCCCAGATTGGGAAAAACGTCCATCTTAGCGGCGGGGTCGGGATCGGCGGCGTGCTGGAACCGATCCAAGCCAGCCCGACAGTCATCGAAGACAACTGCTTCATCGGCGCCCGCTCAGAGATTGTGGAGGGGGTTGTTGTCGAAGAGGGTTCTGTGGTCTCGATGGGCGTATTCATCGGCCAGTCCACAAAGATCTTCAACCGTTTGACGGGGGAAGTTTCTTATGGCCGGGTTCCGGCGGGGTCGGTTGTCGTTCCCGGCTCGCTGCCTTCTGTCGATGGCACTTACTCATTGGCGTGCGCGGTCATCGTCAAGCAAGTGGATGCCCAGACCCGCGCCAAAACATCAATCAACGAACTCTTGCGGTCGGCGGAATGA
- a CDS encoding two pore domain potassium channel family protein, with the protein MRGKDATPEEIAELAAKRNLSPEECRYRHYTRRQLRIESVVVAFCAIPWLSHWADGAYPSPFLTGALMAFNGFVIVNTFFVSFAYVLPHSGRRVAQVADLSRALMINMASFCANIFAFGYIYSHLNIHGSGDPQEWIDPFYFSVKSALTVGYGDLTPQDTLAKSVAMVQSLVSFVFSLVILGRIISSIPAMSAGQPGSGGPRG; encoded by the coding sequence GTGAGGGGAAAGGATGCGACCCCAGAAGAGATCGCCGAACTCGCGGCAAAACGGAACCTCTCTCCCGAAGAGTGCCGATACCGGCACTACACCCGGCGGCAGCTCCGGATCGAATCGGTTGTAGTGGCGTTTTGCGCGATTCCTTGGTTGAGCCACTGGGCCGATGGCGCCTATCCCTCCCCGTTCTTGACCGGGGCTTTGATGGCCTTCAACGGGTTCGTGATCGTCAACACGTTCTTCGTCTCGTTCGCATACGTGTTGCCTCATAGCGGGCGGCGCGTTGCCCAGGTGGCCGACCTGAGCCGCGCCCTGATGATCAACATGGCGTCATTTTGCGCAAACATTTTTGCCTTTGGTTACATCTATTCGCATTTGAACATCCATGGCTCCGGTGATCCTCAAGAATGGATCGATCCGTTCTACTTTTCGGTCAAGAGCGCGCTCACAGTGGGCTATGGCGACCTCACGCCGCAAGACACCCTGGCCAAGTCGGTAGCAATGGTGCAGTCCTTGGTCAGCTTCGTATTCTCTTTGGTCATCTTGGGCCGGATCATTTCAAGCATTCCCGCCATGTCGGCCGGGCAGCCCGGATCCGGAGGCCCGAGGGGCTGA